The region ATTAGTCTGATTGTTCAGGAAGGATAGTGAAAAATAGTTTAAGCTGCTCTCTCCCTGATTTCTAAGTTCCAATGTACAAAAATATTTTGATGAATACATTATTAAGAAAATATTTTTTTCCTTTTTTTGAGTTTAAACAGAAATACTGCATCTAAAATATAGATGTTTAATTAGACTATACTTTATTATCACCGATAATTGACTTTTGACAAATATTTAAACTGAATTTATTTTAAACAAATCTTTTAAAAATCTCAGTTAGTCTTTATTTCAGATTTTTTTTGAACAGGTTGTTAATTTAGGGCTGTAGTAATAATCGTTAAACAGCATTGTCTGAGTTTAAATATTTTGCTTAAGAATGCGCTTGCGTATGGGATTTATGAATTAAGACAAGAGAAAATGAACTGGCCATTTAATAGTGAAGCACCAATTGCATTCGATCAATTTAAATTTGGCGTATCGGTGGTTTTCTAAAAAGCAGTTTTGTTTGAATATTAATTTCTTTTAATTAAGCAGCTTATTTCAGCAGAGTCATTTTTTTGGATTGTAAAAAGGAAGTTATTCCATTTGAAATCTCTATCTGATAAATATAAATGCCGCTTGAAATATTTTTATCTGAAGAGAAAATATTAAACTCAATTTGATTTATACCAGCACTTTTATAATCATCTAATATTTCGCAAATAAAGTTGCCAAGCAGATCGAAAATTTTAATTTTCACGTTACCTTCAATTGGGGAGTGCCAGCTTATTGTTGTGCCGGGGTTAAACGGATTTGGATAATTCTGATAAAGCTCAAACGAAGTAATACTAAAGTTAAAAGTCAAAATGTTTGAATATGCTGTCTGACCATCGTTGTCTATTTGTTTCAACCTGTATTTTATATCACCATTTACTTTTGGCGGGTTATCTGTAAAGGTGTAGTATTTTGGTGAGTTAGAAGTTCCATTTCCGAAAACAAAACCGATGTTATTCCAGCCTGTATTATTTGTTTGCCGCTCAACTTCGAATCCATAATTATTAATTTCAGTAGCAGTATTCCAGTTTAACACTACATTTGAACCTATTATTTTTCCTGTAAATGAAATAAGTTCAACAGGAAGTGCCTCATTTATAATCTTGCTAACCGGAATTTTCCCAAATCCATTACGAAAATCAAGCTCACCATTTTCAGACCCATATATTCTTGCCAATGTTCTAGCTGAATCAAAACTAACATCAAGCGTATTTGAGATAAATGCGATTTGCCCTGCTATATATCCGTTTGCATAACTTGAAAGGTTTGTGCCGGTTATAGGATCAATAGAAAAAAACTCAAGCTTATAAGCAGTTTGATTCGAATCAATGCCTGCTCCTGTAATTACAACAGGTGAAGAGACAACATCACCGAAGAAAGTCTGAATGTGATCATTACTGCCGGCTGGCATAACTAATCTTACCGTTGGATAATTTGGT is a window of Ignavibacterium sp. DNA encoding:
- a CDS encoding T9SS type A sorting domain-containing protein — encoded protein: MMRKLNFCIVVIFLLIQINLYSQQIDKVIISGLGGSHDSNVKTAFQIGYTSYNSIPFPGEIILLQNNIQESFDYAIGNDFDLIIRSTTGLSTGIRLAPNYPTVRLVMPAGSNDHIQTFFGDVVSSPVVITGAGIDSNQTAYKLEFFSIDPITGTNLSSYANGYIAGQIAFISNTLDVSFDSARTLARIYGSENGELDFRNGFGKIPVSKIINEALPVELISFTGKIIGSNVVLNWNTATEINNYGFEVERQTNNTGWNNIGFVFGNGTSNSPKYYTFTDNPPKVNGDIKYRLKQIDNDGQTAYSNILTFNFSITSFELYQNYPNPFNPGTTISWHSPIEGNVKIKIFDLLGNFICEILDDYKSAGINQIEFNIFSSDKNISSGIYIYQIEISNGITSFLQSKKMTLLK